One part of the Vitis riparia cultivar Riparia Gloire de Montpellier isolate 1030 chromosome 15, EGFV_Vit.rip_1.0, whole genome shotgun sequence genome encodes these proteins:
- the LOC117932342 gene encoding glutamyl-tRNA(Gln) amidotransferase subunit A-like, translating to MLGGILLPTSLSLPRIRLLYYFCLLCLISSNRLLAGTGAIMDSGEYSPKSNGECSEKINEVSPVKCAFAIFDADFFNDTKIAEIEQGATELNIPISRANRKLVASVNGGLHDPSYLVFNPEGGNEQVQSKTKRFSCPSLSGIQRPEGEEDIAFMTVLELGELIKTKQITSEELTRIFLHRLKRYNLVLEAVVTYTEELAYKQAKEADEMLARGIYLGPLHGIPYGLKDIISVPQYKTTWGSKTFKDQVLDIEASVYKKLMSAGAVLVAKLATGSLAYDDIWFGGRTRNPWNIEEYSTGSSSGPAASTSAGMVPFAIGSETCGSITYPAARCGVTALRPTFGAVGRTGVMSISESLDKIGPFCRSAADCTIILDAILGKDPDDPSSKDISLDDPFSVDITNLTVGYLDDAEMEVVRILESKGVKMVPFKLNYTVSHVQGILNFTMDVDMLAHFDEWQRSGEDDFYEAQDQWPVELRRARVIPAVDYVQAQRARGKLIREIRESFTVDAFIGNATDWEKVCLGNLVGMPVLIIPTGFTKISSPPPDGSRRRSTITTGIYAPPNHDHIALALAMAYQSVTEHHRQRPPIDDLGPNDFIVDSIPTPDYLSSQTIPCLEGSVPSGSAVTM from the exons ATGTTGGGGGGCATCCTTCTTCCCACCTCACTCTCACTCCCACGGATACGTTTGCTGTATTATTTTTGCCTCCTCTGTCTCATCTCATCCAACCGTCTTCTTGCCGGGACTGGAGCAATTATG GACAGTGGGGAGTACAGCCCTAAAAGCAATGGTGAATGCTCGGAAAAGATTAATGAAGTCTCACCAGTTAAATGTGCATTTGCAATATTTGATGCTGACTTCTTCAATGATACTAAG ataGCCGAGATTGAGCAGGGTGCAACCGAGCTGAATATCCCTATATCAAGAGCCAATCGTAAGTTAGTTGCTTCTGTTAATGGAGGTTTACATGATCCatcttatttggttttcaatCCTGAGGGGGGAAATGAACAAGTGCAAAGCAAAACCAAAAGATTCAGTTGTCCTTCCCTTTCTGGAATACAGAGGCCTGAAGGTGAAGAAGATATTGCCTTCATGACT GTTCTTGAACTGGGGGAACTCATTAAGACAAAACAAATTACCTCTGAGGAGCTTACTCGGATTTTTCTTCATAGATTAAAGAG GTATAATCTTGTTCTTGAAGCTGTGGTCACTTACACTGAAGAATTGGCATACAAGCAGGCAAAAGAGGCTGATGAAATGCTTGCTCGAGGAATATATTTGG GTCCCCTTCATGGGATTCCATATGGGTTGAAGGATATAATTTCGGTACCCCAGTACAAGACTACTTGGGGTTCAAAAACTTTCAAAGATCAAGTTCTTGACATTGAAGCTTCGGTTTACAAGAA GTTGATGTCTGCTGGGGCTGTTCTTGTTGCAAAGCTTGCTACTGGATCACTGGCATATGATGACATCTGGTTTGGAGGTAGGACGAGGAACCCATGGAATATTGAGGAATACTCTACTGGTTCATCCTCTGGACCTGCTGCTTCCACCTCAGCAG GCATGGTTCCTTTTGCAATTGGCTCAGAAACGTGTGGCTCCATAACCTACCCTGCTGCACGTTGTGGTGTGACTGCATTACGCCCAACTTTTGGTGCTGTTGGTCGAACCGGTGTAATGAGCATATCGGAAAGCTTG gATAAGATTGGACCATTCTGTCGAAGTGCTGCAGATTGCACAATTATTCTGGATGCTATTCTAGGAAAGGATCCAGATGATCCCTCCTCAAAGGACATTTCCCTTGATGACCCATTCTCAGTAGACATCACAAATCTTACTGTTGGGTATCTGGATGATGCTGAGATGGAG GTTGTTCGTATACTTGAATCAAAGGGTGTTAAAATGGTTCCTTTCAAATTGAATTACACTGTCAGCCATGTTCAAGGAATCCTCAATTTTACGATGGACGTTGATATGTTGGCTCACTTTGATGAGTGGCAGCGATCTGGGGAGGATGACTTTTATGAAGCTCAAGACCAATGGCCTGTTGAACTACGCCGTGCACGCGTGATTCCTGCAGTAGACTATGTTCAG GCACAGAGAGCACGAGGAAAATTAATTCGGGAAATTAGAGAAAGTTTTACCGTCGATGCTTTCATTGGCAATGCAACTGATTGGGAGAAAGTCTGCCTGGGCAATCTTGTTGGTATGCCTGTTCTTATTATCCCAACAGGTTTTACCAAAATATCTAGCCCGCCTCCTGATGGTAGTCGACGAAGGAGCACCATCACCACCGGCATTTATGCTCCTCCAAACCATGATCACATT GCTCTCGCACTAGCCATGGCTTATCAGTCAGTCACCGAGCACCATAGACAACGTCCACCTATCGATGATCTTGGGCCAAATGACTTTATAGTCGATTCCATACCTACTCCTGATTACCTATCCTCCCAGACAATTCCATGTTTAGAAGGATCTGTACCTTCTGGTTCAGCTGTCACGATGTAG